The window TAAAACCTATATATAAATTACTATaagtaataataaaatatatttttttgagatggagggagtagtacaataatatttaaaaagtatttgaaaaaataaaaaaggaaaaataaaaataaaaaacaaccTTCAGTAACCAATTTCCTGAATTGCTAACCTAACAAAATTGCAGGCGGATACTTCAATGGAGAATCCCAAAATTAAATCCGCCATTTTCAGCATATCTTTCCTTCaaccatcttcttcttcttcctctctctacaTTTCTCACGTTAATTAGAATTTCTGTTCGTACCTTAAAAATCTTCTTCACATTTCTCcaatgtcttcttcttcttcttcatcttctccTTTACACTTTCCTCTTCATAAACCCATCAACAAACACAACCCCATTTCACCACATTCTTCACTTTTTTCACCCCCAAAACAAAGGGGCAAATTTACCATTAGATGTGAATCACTGGAATTGAAACCCAAATCAACACCCACAAATGGGCCACCACCGTATCCGGGCGGAATGGGTCCATATACGGGTCGAGATCCGGCAGTGAAGAAACCAAGCTGGTTAAGACAAAAAGCCCCACAAGGGGAAAAATATGAAGAGGTGAAGGAAACATTATCTGGGCTTAAACTTAACACAGTATGTGAAGAAGCTCAGTGTCCAAATATTGGAGAGTGTTGGAATGGTGGTGGAGATGGTATTGCTACTGCTACAATTATGTTATTGGGAGATACGTGTACACGTGGCTGCAGATTTTGTGCTGTTAAGACTAGTAGAAATCCTGCTCCTCCTGATCCTTTGGAACCTGTTAACACTGCTAAGGCTATTGCCTCTTGGGggtaaattttattattttttctgtTTGTTAAATTTTGCGAGCTTATATTAGTTTGGTTAGTAAATATTCCCTCTGTCTAAATTTATGTGGCAGTGTTTGATTCAACACGgactttaaaaaagaaaagaaactttTTTGTACTTGTGATTTTGAACATGTCATAACATTTGTGTGTGTATATGACAACTTCTcgttaagggtaaaatgagaaaTTAATTATTTCCAAATATAGGAGTGTCATTCTTTTCAGAATGGACTAATGAGGAAATAgtatcacataaattggaacaaaTGGAGGTGTTTGGTTAGTAAGTATTACCTTAGTTTAAAATTTGTATGTTATAGTTTGACTGGAtatggagtttaagaaagaaaggaagacTTTCGAACGTTGTGGTCTTAAAACATTTGTGGGGATATAAAAGCTTcatattaagggtaaaatggagaGTTTTAAGTTAAATTGTGTTTAAATGTAGAAATATGTCGTTCTTTTTGGAATAGACTTATAAGGAAATATAAGCCTAATGAGCCAACCTTCGGAAAAAATGTTCACGTTCACAAGTCTGCATTTTAAAGTTAACATGTGATTCCAAAATCGTGTTAAATATGTGGGAGGATGTTGAGCTATATGATTGTTTCATGATGGTTGTGTAAGGACTTGCagaggaatttaaggttttggaTTGGATTCTCACATAGTATATTAGTGTAGTATAAGTATGCAATTTAAATGATATATATTTTCTATCTTTACACAACTTTCTTGGTATTTGAATGAAATGGGCCCTGATAGAGCGGAATAGATATATACGGTTCATATAACCGATTTTAACTAGCTTTCGATTGAGTCTTAGCTGATTGAGGGATCGTTTAACAAGTGGTATTTGGTAATGAGTAGCATAATTCATCTGCTTTGTGTCTGAATTTTATCAAACCGCCATGCAATAGAAATGTGGTACTAATATGAAACAAACTCTGAGTCAGGTGTCTGATGGAAGAAATTAACACTGAATGAAAATATACCGAAAATCCTGCTTGGGTTTTGCCAAGTTGAAgcactttcaaatttcaaatgcTAATTAAATTGCTATGAAGAAGCTTATGTTTTCTATATTACACTTCGTATATAAGTGGTAGGAATAAGAGTCCCTTGATTTTCTTCTGCAGTGTGGATTACATTGTCTTGACTAGTGTTGATCGCGACGATTTACCTGATGGAGGTAGTGGCCACTTTGCCGAAACAGTCAAAGCCATGAAGGTTCGGAGTTCATTGTTATTACTAAGCCtagtgtattttgtgttttgtcAAGCGTATCTGTATATATATAGTACATGATTGTATCAAGTGAAACAAACTGGATTTGTGCTTATCTTACTTTCACAGTTGCTCAAGCCCGATATCATGGTGGAGTGTTTAACTTCTGATTTCCGCGGTGATCTAAGTGCTGTGTCTACTCTAGTTCACTCTGGATTAGACGTTTTTGCACACAACATTGAAACTGTGAAACGACTTCAACGTATTGTTAGAGATCCTAGGGCAGGGTACGTTCTGGAAAACTCTATTTTCTTCTCAGTTTTGTGCTATGAGTACTTCTATTTTTTGTTATTTACAGCTTTTCTATACAGCCAGTGGGTTTGGCCAGATGTTAAGAGACTTAATGTATTTATTCTGAACTGAAATATTGATATAAACCTTTTGTGCCATTTGATGAGTTACCAAACATTTCTTTTTGAGAAGGGGAACTTACTGATTTGGGAAACATCAGAAATAGCACTTGCAAGATTATTACATTTGATATTtagcttttttttttaaaaatcaattAAGATATTGAGCTTTTCCATCTGCTAGCTTATGGATGAAACTTGAGCTCAACTATTTTGGTACTTTTGGCAATTCTAATAGGTCATATTATGGTCAAAATGTAAATGTATGTTTCCTAACAACTTTTGGGCTCCTATTGACAGAGAGCATATTCCTCCTTCATTAATTACATTAAGGATTGGGAGGAGGTTCCATGTACTGTCTTAAGGGGTAGGAAGGAGCTGAAGAATATAGGTGCTATCTGTTCAAAGTTTAGGAGGCTCCATTTAGTTACTTTCAGGCTGCTGAGTTGCCATTTTGAATACGAGAGAGAGCTCAAAGTTTAGGAAGTGTAAAGTTCTGTGAATTAGAACTTTTAGAATGACTGATTTTCCAAACAAGACTCAATGAGAATCGATACTTTATCAAGTTATCTGACCAGCAGTTAAAGTATCAAACCGATGGAAGTCTCTTCCTTTTGTCCTTGCTCTCTTTTCATTGAGCACTATGCTATTGTTGCCAAGCATGTCAAAGAAAAAAGGTTCCTCAATGGTTTAATGGGGAAAATTGACTATCGGATTACCTCCGAATGTTGTTCCTGATAAAAAAGAGGAAACTCCAGTCATAACTAAAGGAATACTTCTGTTCAACATTACAAGTTCTGCTCTATCTCTATCTCTGTGTTTGTGCCGGCGTGTGTGTTTTCTAAAATCGAGTTGGTTCATACCTACAATACTTGTTGTCACTTCAGTTCAGAGAGCAATTAGTCGAGTTCCCTAACTTGGAAATTTCACCTGAAAAGGAACTTTAATATTTGGATTATCCGAGCTACttttgtgatagaaatatggcaGTTTCTTTATTTTGCTCAAGATAATAAGTTAACCTGGTTTTATGCTAGAGGGAATATCAACCGATATCTGGTTTATATCAGTTCCAAGTCTAGAAAGCAAATATGTCATGCAAACTGAATATATTATAGATCAAACAGTCATCATTTAGTCTGAAGGATGAACATAATGGAAATGCAAAATAAATCAGAAAATTGGATTTTGCACTAAGTCAAGCTAGTCCtacttcaaataagaaattttaTTTCTTTATGAAGTGTGAAAATGATGAATTCTAGAGCGGGTAAGCATAATTTCCTGTGTCAGAATGAACTTGTGTGCTACTTGTCCCtaatataataataatgataatgataatcaGTGGTGCGTCAAGTGATGGTATACTAATATGAGATGCTAATTAATTTCATATTGGATGATGCAGGTATGAACAAAGTCTATCTGTGCTTAAACATGCAAAACTCGATAAGGAAGGGATGATAACTAAAACTTCTATAATGTTGGGACTTGGCGAAACTGATGATGAGTTGAAGGAAGCCATGGCTGATCTAAGGGCCATAAATGTTGATATTTTGACACTCGGTCAGTATTTACAGGTGAGCAAAATGGTACCCGCTTTCAACCTCTACATAGAAAGTGGCTTTACCGGTTCAAATCCTAAGTAACTACTTACAGAATGGCCTACTGGTTTCTGCGGTCTTGCCATTTTTATGTGATCAACCGACTTCATTTAATCTGTTTTTGACGTTTGAATTTTGTGATCCACTGATGCTGTATCTCTTCTTGTTGCTCCTAGCAGCTTAAATTTGTTAACTCCTTGCAAATATCTATAGGCTTTAACAAAGTTATCTCTCCTTTGTGCAGCCAACCCCATTACATCTTACCGTCAAAGAATATGTTACCCCTGAAAAGTTTACTTTTTGGAAGGACTATGGAGAGTCTATTGGCTTTCGTTATGTTGCGAGTGGCCCCCTGGTAAGATTTTACAATACTATCAATTACCTTTAGATAATCATAGCCTGCTTTTGAAATTATATTTTAGTTTTTTAATGTGGAACTCCCGACTAGATCATGGATGGTACTGGTGAATCAAAACCAACTCTTATTAAACAGGAGAATCGGACATTTTTTCGTTCTTAATCATATCAATTATCATTTGTCAAGTTTGCAGGCATCTTTTGACTACTCTAATTCTGTAACCTTTATGATTTGACTAAGTTTTTTTCTTCAGGTTCGATCCTCCTACCGAGCAGGAGAACTATTTGTTCAGACTATGGTAAAAGAGAGGACCAGAAATGCATAAAGCATCACAATAGTTTGATGTATCTTCTTATACAGACATACAAGAAGCTGCAATTAAAATTCTTTTGAGTTATTGATGATTATGACGACCTCTGAACACACAATACTCTGTAGTCACAGCTTAGCGTTAAAAGGTCAATTTTGCCTGTGACTATTGAActattttcttttttcaattaCATTCAGTTGATTCTGTATACAAACTAGAAGAGAATATTTTTTGTTAAATCATTTTTTTATTGTTAGTAGATGTTTTTAAAGCTCTTGAGCTGAGTTTGTCCAATTTGTGGGACTAGTTCATAAATACAAAATAACAATCAAGTAGTGGTAAACATTTGCAGATGAAATATCCATTACTAGTTCTTAGTTTTTTTACGCAGACTAGTGCAGAACATAGACTGCATCTGGTAAGATGTTCATATAGCATATTTCCATATACAAATGCCTCATTAGAcatgttaaaaaaataaaat is drawn from Nicotiana tomentosiformis chromosome 12, ASM39032v3, whole genome shotgun sequence and contains these coding sequences:
- the LOC104098692 gene encoding lipoyl synthase, chloroplastic, with the protein product MSSSSSSSSPLHFPLHKPINKHNPISPHSSLFSPPKQRGKFTIRCESLELKPKSTPTNGPPPYPGGMGPYTGRDPAVKKPSWLRQKAPQGEKYEEVKETLSGLKLNTVCEEAQCPNIGECWNGGGDGIATATIMLLGDTCTRGCRFCAVKTSRNPAPPDPLEPVNTAKAIASWGVDYIVLTSVDRDDLPDGGSGHFAETVKAMKLLKPDIMVECLTSDFRGDLSAVSTLVHSGLDVFAHNIETVKRLQRIVRDPRAGYEQSLSVLKHAKLDKEGMITKTSIMLGLGETDDELKEAMADLRAINVDILTLGQYLQPTPLHLTVKEYVTPEKFTFWKDYGESIGFRYVASGPLVRSSYRAGELFVQTMVKERTRNA